The Armatimonadia bacterium genome has a segment encoding these proteins:
- a CDS encoding Gfo/Idh/MocA family oxidoreductase — MLKLGIVDCDTSHVVQFSMRLNHKEIDQEQWVDGANIVAAVPLPSAVLPQERIDEYVTKLKGWGIEIVDKPEKLLDMGLDGVLIEAVDGSMHLERARPFLEAGMPLYIDKPFACCAADAKEILRLARENKVPVFSTSSLRYGLEVVEVLEDKEGKYGKVLGANCWTPASLNERNPGLFNYGIHGVEPLFTLMGSGCKTVWTVFQEGAEVTVGLWDDGRIGSVRGTRQGAHSYGFTAWCEKQVITTPINAAYIYRELLKQMVQMFETRKPPVDLQETLELVAFIEAAMESGANNGKPVDLAR, encoded by the coding sequence ATGCTCAAACTCGGCATCGTAGACTGCGACACTTCCCATGTTGTCCAGTTCAGCATGAGGCTCAACCACAAGGAAATCGACCAGGAGCAGTGGGTAGACGGCGCCAACATCGTGGCCGCCGTGCCGCTGCCGTCCGCAGTCCTCCCCCAGGAGAGGATCGACGAGTACGTGACCAAGCTCAAGGGCTGGGGCATTGAGATCGTCGATAAGCCCGAGAAGCTGCTTGACATGGGCCTTGACGGTGTTCTCATCGAGGCCGTCGATGGCAGCATGCACCTGGAGCGGGCGCGGCCCTTCCTCGAAGCCGGCATGCCGCTGTACATCGACAAGCCCTTTGCTTGCTGCGCTGCGGACGCCAAGGAGATACTGCGTCTCGCCCGCGAGAACAAGGTGCCCGTCTTCTCCACTTCCTCCCTGCGCTACGGCCTCGAGGTCGTCGAAGTCCTTGAGGACAAGGAAGGCAAGTATGGCAAGGTCCTCGGTGCCAACTGCTGGACCCCGGCCAGCCTGAACGAGCGCAACCCGGGCCTGTTCAACTACGGCATTCATGGCGTGGAGCCGCTCTTCACCCTCATGGGCTCGGGCTGCAAGACCGTCTGGACCGTCTTCCAGGAGGGCGCCGAAGTCACGGTCGGCCTCTGGGACGACGGCCGCATCGGCTCCGTCCGCGGCACTCGCCAGGGCGCACACTCCTACGGCTTCACCGCCTGGTGCGAGAAGCAGGTCATCACCACGCCGATCAATGCCGCCTACATCTACCGCGAGCTGCTCAAGCAGATGGTCCAGATGTTCGAGACCCGCAAGCCGCCGGTAGACCTGCAGGAGACGCTCGAACTCGTGGCCTTCATCGAGGCCGCCATGGAGTCCGGCGCCAACAACGGCAAGCCGGTCGACCTGGCCCGCTAA